A genome region from Calliopsis andreniformis isolate RMS-2024a chromosome 2, iyCalAndr_principal, whole genome shotgun sequence includes the following:
- the LOC143188216 gene encoding dnaJ homolog subfamily C member 8 — protein sequence MAATNSDASSDSTTKKENEFNEFYSEVKEIEKRDSVLTPKQQIDRLLRPGSSYFNLNPFEVLQVDPSTTIDEIKKKYRRMSILVHPDKNQDDADRAQQAFEIVNKAWKTLENEETRSKCMDVIEEAKARTDHMIAEKKKKLKKEGKAEGAAMLEEETDEGYRHAIWVMTMKLFADMERRRRELATRDAEQRKRKREEELSAEAQAALEREWQKNFEESRQSRVDSWKAFQSGSSATKQKKAKKLKAFRPPKTKAESR from the exons ATGGCTGCTACCAACTCGGATGCATCGAGTGATAGTACAACAAAGAAAGAGAACGAATTCAATGAATTTTATTCAGAA GTGAAAGAAATCGAAAAGAGGGATTCGGTATTAACTCCTAAACAACAGATCGACAGATTACTTCGACCTGGGTCATCATACTTCAATTTAAATCCATTCGAAGTGTTGCAAGTTGATCCATCTACTACCATAGATGAAATCAAGAAGAAATACCGACGT ATGTCAATTCTTGTTCATCCAGACAAGAATCAAGATGATGCAGACCGTGCCCAACAAGCATTTGAAA TTGTTAATAAGGCATGGAAAACGTTGGAAAATGAAGAAACTAGGTCAAAATGCATGGATGTCATCGAAGAGGCTAAAGCCCGTACTGATCACATG ATTgcagagaagaaaaagaaactgaaaaaagaaggaaaagcaGAAGGTGCAGCAATGCTAGAAGAAGAAACTGACGAAGGTTATAGACATGCCATTTGGGTTATGACAATGAAACTCTTTGCTGATATGGAGCGAAGAAG GAGGGAGTTAGCTACCAGAGATGCAGAACAACGTAAAAGAAAACGAGAAGAAGAATTATCTGCAGAAGCGCAAGCTGCGTTAGAACGTGAATGGCAAAAGAATTTCGAAGAATCACGACAATCACGAGTCGACAGTTGGAAAGCTTTTCAATCCGGTAGTAGTGCTACGAAACAAAAGAAAGCAAAGAAGTTAAAAGCATTTAGGCCACCTAAAACGAAAGCCGAATCGCGATAA
- the LOC143187539 gene encoding uncharacterized protein LOC143187539 has product MGKGDKRGIAQRSEGGTNLMGKFTQSVRRIVQDVKDEGTSSGQSKEEAIETNERLRIVRIRLDGSYEIAKGALVELMYKYTNSKQVRNVFQRYNLLKLMIKEVIKLETQYWTLVDIPKQEKQETVPAFVLRACSIMEKTHKSGEGVKTSARLAEVAETKRERIERLESMTTAQIEAENTQMTNDLYRLLKKYTGLRNLIRDLKEEYNSSKVYPIFPRYPILKDMIKDIMHNPDYMEVCHEVDQA; this is encoded by the exons GGGGCACAAATCTCATGGGCAAATTCACACAAAGTGTCAGGAGAATCGTCCAGGATGTAAAAGACGAAGGGACATCAA GCGGACAAAGCAAAGAAGAAGCTATCGAAACGAACGAAAGACTAAGAATCGTAAGGATACGCCTGGATGGAAGCTACGAGATCGCTAAAGGTGCCCTAGTTGAACTCATGTACAAGTATACCAACAGTAAGCAAGTCCGCAATGTGTTTCAACGCTACAACCTCTTAAAGCTTATGATTAAG GAAGTGATTAAGTTAGAGACCCAATACTGGACGCTGGTAGATATACCGAAGCAGGAAAAACAGGAAACGGTGCCTGCCTTCGTCCTGCGTGCCTGTTCCATCATGGAAAAGACCCACAAAAGCGGGGAGGGCGTGAAAACCTCGGCTCGGCTGGCGGAGGTGGCCGAGACCAAAAGGGAGCGTATCGAGAGACTTGAAA GTATGACAACAGCCCAAATCGAAGCAGAAAACACGCAGATGACTAATGATTTGTATAGACTGCTGAAAAAATATACGGGACTCAGAAATCTCATCCGAGATTTGAAG GAGGAGTACAACAGTTCAAAGGTGTATCCAATCTTTCCGCGTTACCCGATTCTGAAGGATATGATAAAGGACATAATGCACAACCCAGACTACATGGAGGTTTGTCACGAGGTGGACCAAGCATAG